Within Pseudodesulfovibrio senegalensis, the genomic segment CACAGGCGTGAAATCAGGGTTTTGAGAATGGCACGTTTTTCGTCGGCAACAGCCGCGTACGCGCTGCCAAAACGTTCATCGTCAACAAGGTGGGATTCAACCCAGGAGGGGATGCATTCGTTCATGAGCCGTCCATAAGTGAAAGGCGGCCTCCGGGGCCGCCTTTCAAAATGTTACAGCCAATTCTTGAGCCATAGCAACCAGCTTTCCTGAATGCGCATGCGCTCTTCGTCGGCCAAGGTCTTCTGATATTCGAAGTAGGCGTATTCCGCTCTTCGCCGGGCGTAGTCCCGCAAGTCCGGCACGTCCGCGAAGTTCTCCACGACGTACTTGTAGCGATTCCACGCAGGGCCGTATCTATCCGTACGCCAATAGAAGTCGGCAACGTACAACTCGTGCTCCGCCAGAATCCGACGGCTCTTGAGAATGTAGTCGCGAGCCTGTGCGGCATATTCGGAGTCAGGAAAGGACTGCTCCACGCGGTAGAAATACTCCAAGCCTTCCTTGATGTTGTCCTGCCTGCGGTCAATGCCCTTGAACATGTTGAAATTGGACATCCCTACCTGAAACAGGACATAGGGTATATTCTCGTTGGAAGGATGCATGGCCTCGAATTCCTTGTAGGCATCAAGGGCTTCAAGATATTTTTTGTCAAGGTAGTAAGCGTCAGCAAGGGCTATTTCCCCTTTCAGGGAATAGGGGCTGAACGGGAACTTGTCCTTGAGCTTAACAAAGTAATCCTGAGCATTCAGGTAGTCCTTGTCCTTCATGGCATCCATGCCGGCTTCCCAGAGTTCCTGAGCGGTATCTTCCGGGGGCGGCAAAAAGTAGTAATCGATAAATCCGCAACCGGATGCACCGGCCACCACAAGAAAAAGCACTATGGCTGCTGCAAATTGCCTCAAATCAACCTCAAGCGTTATTCGGACAGTTGTTCCAGATATGCAAACGCGGATGTGGCTGCAGTGGCTCCATCACCTACCGCAGTGGCCACCTGTCGGC encodes:
- a CDS encoding outer membrane protein assembly factor BamD, encoding MRQFAAAIVLFLVVAGASGCGFIDYYFLPPPEDTAQELWEAGMDAMKDKDYLNAQDYFVKLKDKFPFSPYSLKGEIALADAYYLDKKYLEALDAYKEFEAMHPSNENIPYVLFQVGMSNFNMFKGIDRRQDNIKEGLEYFYRVEQSFPDSEYAAQARDYILKSRRILAEHELYVADFYWRTDRYGPAWNRYKYVVENFADVPDLRDYARRRAEYAYFEYQKTLADEERMRIQESWLLWLKNWL